From the genome of Nakamurella flavida, one region includes:
- the pyrE gene encoding orotate phosphoribosyltransferase translates to MAELVRELAVVHGRVTLSSGREADYYVDLRRATLHHEAGPLIGALLRQLTADWAYDAVGGLTLGADPVATAIMHAPGRPIDAFVVRKEAKAHGMQRRVEGPDVTGRRVLVVEDTTTTGASPLEAVRALREIGTEVVGVATIADRETGADAVIAAEGLSYRSLFGLADLGLS, encoded by the coding sequence TTGGCCGAGCTGGTCCGCGAGCTCGCGGTCGTGCACGGCCGGGTCACCCTGTCGTCCGGCCGGGAGGCCGACTACTACGTCGACCTGCGCCGGGCGACCCTGCACCACGAGGCGGGCCCGCTCATCGGGGCGCTGCTGCGGCAGCTCACCGCGGACTGGGCGTACGACGCGGTCGGCGGGCTGACCCTCGGCGCGGACCCGGTGGCGACCGCGATCATGCACGCCCCCGGCCGGCCGATCGACGCGTTCGTCGTCCGCAAGGAGGCCAAGGCGCACGGCATGCAGCGGCGGGTCGAGGGCCCGGACGTGACCGGTCGCCGGGTGCTCGTCGTCGAGGACACGACGACCACCGGCGCGTCCCCGCTCGAGGCCGTGCGCGCCCTGCGGGAGATCGGCACCGAGGTGGTCGGCGTGGCCACCATCGCCGACCGGGAGACCGGCGCGGACGCGGTCATCGCCGCCGAGGGGCTGAGCTACCGGTCCCTGTTCGGGTTGGCCGATCTGGGGCTGTCGTGA
- a CDS encoding alpha/beta fold hydrolase, which translates to MAQHHPHHPHNLGIEISMIPLEDLDVCVREVEFRQAGWPVVFVHGNVSSSPFFFPTMLALPDQFRPIAIDLRGFGGTDTRPVDATRGLRDFADDVRAVLQVMGLTDVHLVGWSMGGGVVMQMAIDEADRVASVTLINPVSPFGFGGTTGTDGRLLAPDGAGSGAGTVNPEFVAALAGDDIPDESPSSARSVLHSFYVAPGWHSDHEETFVTSMMSTAVGPDNYPGEAVPSTTWPGTAPGRRGVLNALAPVNLDLSPFADIDPAPPVLWVRGELDPIISDASSLDLAQLGALGVVPGYPGLEVAPPQPMLAQTRSVLDSYASAGGAYEEVVMPGVGHSPHIEATEEFTATLARFLDSAQAELTEPVDLG; encoded by the coding sequence ATGGCCCAGCACCACCCGCACCACCCGCACAACCTCGGCATCGAGATCTCGATGATCCCGTTGGAGGATCTCGACGTCTGCGTCCGGGAGGTCGAGTTCCGGCAGGCGGGCTGGCCGGTGGTGTTCGTGCACGGCAACGTCAGCTCGTCCCCGTTCTTCTTCCCCACGATGCTCGCCCTGCCGGACCAGTTCCGGCCGATCGCGATCGACCTGCGCGGGTTCGGCGGGACGGACACCCGTCCGGTGGACGCCACCCGCGGCCTGCGCGACTTCGCGGACGACGTCCGGGCCGTCCTGCAGGTGATGGGCCTGACCGACGTGCACCTGGTCGGCTGGTCGATGGGCGGCGGGGTGGTCATGCAGATGGCCATCGACGAGGCGGACCGGGTCGCCTCGGTCACCCTGATCAACCCGGTGTCGCCGTTCGGGTTCGGCGGCACGACCGGTACCGACGGACGTCTGCTCGCCCCGGACGGGGCCGGTTCGGGTGCGGGCACGGTGAACCCGGAGTTCGTGGCCGCCCTGGCCGGTGACGACATCCCGGACGAGAGCCCCAGCTCGGCCCGCAGCGTGCTGCACAGCTTCTACGTCGCCCCCGGCTGGCACTCCGACCACGAGGAGACGTTCGTGACCTCGATGATGTCCACCGCCGTCGGGCCGGACAACTACCCCGGCGAGGCGGTGCCGTCGACGACCTGGCCGGGGACGGCACCGGGCCGCCGGGGTGTGCTGAACGCGCTGGCCCCGGTCAACCTCGACCTGTCGCCGTTCGCCGACATCGACCCGGCGCCGCCGGTGCTGTGGGTGCGTGGCGAGCTCGACCCGATCATCTCGGACGCCTCCAGCCTGGACCTGGCCCAGCTGGGCGCGCTCGGCGTGGTGCCCGGCTACCCCGGCCTCGAGGTGGCCCCGCCCCAGCCGATGCTCGCGCAGACCCGTTCCGTGCTGGATTCCTACGCCTCGGCCGGTGGGGCGTACGAGGAGGTGGTGATGCCCGGGGTCGGCCACTCCCCGCACATCGAGGCGACCGAGGAGTTCACCGCGACCCTGGCCCGCTTCCTGGATTCCGCGCAGGCCGAGCTGACCGAACCGGTCGACCTCGGCTGA